CGACACGAGAGGCAACGTCAACAAAGCTCAATGGTTGGAAGGTGATTGAGTACGAGCACTCCGTCTCGCTTCTGCCTCGAGAGAATCATGTTCTGATCTCTAAGAAAATCGCTCTCAAGTCGTTCAACTATTGAGGATTCACACTTGAAGTTTGTAGATGAAGTTACCATCACTGTAGCTGCTGGAGATGGCGGAGCCGGTGCTTCACACTTTCGCCGTGAAAAGTACGTGCCGCGCGGTGGTCCTGATGGTGGAGATGGCGGAGATGGTGGCTCTGTAGTTGTTGAAGCAACCACCTCAAAAAGAACGCTCCTTGATTTTCGCTACCGCCCACAATGGGTAGCAGAAAAAGGTGGTGCAGGAGGCGGAAATCGAAAAACAGGGAAAAATGGAACGCCCATTACGCTGCACGTTCCTGTCGGCACTGAAATCTTTCGACTTCTTCCCGACGGAACAGAAGAGCGAGTGGCAGATCTCTCGGAAGACAAACAACAAAGCACCATTGCTCGAGGAGGGAAAGGCGGAAAGGGAAATGCCTTTTTTAAGGGCCCTACAAATCAGGCTCCTCATCACGCCCAAACAGGAACAGCAGGAGAGTGCGGAGATTTTAAACTTTCTCTCAAGCTCTTAGCCGATGTTGGACTATTGGGCTTGCCAAATGCAGGAAAGTCCACGTTTCTCTCTCGGGTTTCGTCAGCCAAACCTGCAATTGGTGATTATCCGTTCACAACAAAAGAGCCTCAACTTGGGATAGTAAAAGTAAGTGGCACGGCAAATTGCGTCTTTGCTGACATTCCTGGTCTAATCGAAGGAGCCCACCTCGGGAAAGGACTAGGACTCCAGTTTTTAAAGCACATAGAGCGAACCAAGTTCCTGCTGCATCTCGTTGACCTCTCTCCCCTTCTCCTCGAAGACGGGATACAGACTCTCAATGATCAAATTAAAACAATCGAAGATGAGTTAAGAGAATTTTCCCGATATGTTTTCGAAAAACCACGGGTGCTCGTTTTTACCAAGAGGGATGTTTTACCCTCCGACTATCCACTCCACGATGCTCTAAGCGAGCTCTTACAGGAACAACAACAATTCTTCGTTATCTCCAGCGCCTCAGGCGAAGGAATCGAAGAATGTCTTCAGTACACCTGTCACCTATTAGAAAAAGGTGAAGCCTCTTAAACGCAAGAAGAATTTAATCGCCTCCTAGGGGTTGATTAGACCGAT
This genomic window from bacterium contains:
- the obgE gene encoding GTPase ObgE; this encodes MKFVDEVTITVAAGDGGAGASHFRREKYVPRGGPDGGDGGDGGSVVVEATTSKRTLLDFRYRPQWVAEKGGAGGGNRKTGKNGTPITLHVPVGTEIFRLLPDGTEERVADLSEDKQQSTIARGGKGGKGNAFFKGPTNQAPHHAQTGTAGECGDFKLSLKLLADVGLLGLPNAGKSTFLSRVSSAKPAIGDYPFTTKEPQLGIVKVSGTANCVFADIPGLIEGAHLGKGLGLQFLKHIERTKFLLHLVDLSPLLLEDGIQTLNDQIKTIEDELREFSRYVFEKPRVLVFTKRDVLPSDYPLHDALSELLQEQQQFFVISSASGEGIEECLQYTCHLLEKGEAS